From Candidatus Pedobacter colombiensis, one genomic window encodes:
- a CDS encoding acyl-CoA reductase, with protein MPILNSEKLIIAFKKLSDFIVEPGEAFKNLILSASNNNAWFTVAEVQKALHALHQMLNQQDLETWFKSIRVSDTPKKVGLILAGNIPLVGFHDVISVLATGNIALIKLSSADDKLLPALLTELIKIEPLLADHIVYVDRLKDFDAVIATGSNNTSRYFDYYFGKGPNIIRKNRNSVAVITGNERKEELALLGHDIFDYFGLGCRNVSKLYIPEDYDIKNFFEPIGNFKDIINHFKYNNNYDYNKSIYLVNLKHHYDNGFLLLTEDESLSSPLAVLYYETYTNLEQLEELLRNKAEDIQCIVSNAPLKLDTAILAFGQSQRPKLWDYADNVNTIDFLNSL; from the coding sequence AGCTAAGCGACTTCATCGTTGAACCTGGCGAAGCATTTAAAAATCTAATCTTATCTGCATCAAATAACAATGCATGGTTTACTGTGGCTGAGGTACAAAAAGCTTTACATGCATTGCATCAGATGCTCAATCAACAAGATCTTGAAACCTGGTTTAAAAGCATTAGGGTAAGTGATACGCCAAAAAAAGTCGGTTTAATCCTGGCTGGTAATATACCACTGGTTGGCTTTCACGATGTGATTTCTGTGCTCGCCACTGGAAATATCGCTTTAATTAAACTATCCTCTGCCGATGACAAATTGCTACCTGCCTTACTTACTGAGTTAATTAAGATTGAACCTTTGCTGGCAGACCACATTGTGTATGTTGACCGATTGAAGGATTTTGATGCTGTGATTGCAACGGGAAGTAACAATACATCAAGATATTTTGATTATTATTTTGGTAAAGGACCAAATATTATCAGAAAAAACAGAAATAGTGTTGCTGTAATTACCGGAAATGAGCGTAAGGAAGAGTTAGCGCTTTTAGGACATGATATATTTGATTACTTTGGTTTAGGCTGCAGAAATGTCTCTAAATTGTATATTCCTGAAGATTATGATATCAAAAACTTTTTTGAACCTATAGGGAATTTCAAAGACATCATTAATCATTTTAAATACAACAACAACTACGATTATAACAAATCTATTTATCTGGTAAACCTAAAGCATCATTACGACAATGGCTTTTTATTGTTAACCGAAGACGAAAGTCTTTCCTCACCGCTAGCTGTTTTATATTATGAAACATATACAAATCTTGAACAACTGGAGGAACTGCTCAGAAATAAAGCTGAGGATATTCAATGTATAGTTAGTAATGCTCCATTAAAACTGGATACAGCAATATTGGCTTTTGGGCAAAGCCAGAGGCCAAAGCTGTGGGACTATGCAGATAATGTAAATACAATAGATTTTCTAAACTCACTATAA
- a CDS encoding fructose-6-phosphate aldolase, which yields MYVIKVKGIAKIPDYVQLRDDKFTLLAYFRVDRPDKSLDKLGLSDKLPYIMNFVNDLPFGQIAKLDI from the coding sequence ATGTATGTTATTAAAGTAAAAGGCATTGCCAAGATTCCGGATTATGTGCAGTTAAGGGACGATAAATTTACCCTACTGGCTTATTTTAGAGTCGACAGACCAGATAAATCGCTAGACAAGCTTGGCTTAAGCGATAAGTTACCATACATTATGAATTTTGTAAATGATTTGCCTTTTGGACAAATTGCTAAATTAGATATCTAA
- a CDS encoding ATP-binding cassette domain-containing protein, producing the protein MTESTVINLKNVDVFQQKHLVLSNVNLNIDKGEFVFLIGQTGSGKSSLLKIIYGDLHIGNGDGQIAGFDLKKLSNKEVPFLRRKLGIVFQDFQLLTDRTIDKNLEFVLKATGWTDKNLISERIKDVLEKVGLRSKIKKMPHELSGGEQQRVVIARALLNNPEIILADEPTGNLDPDTSEEIVMLLKQISQSGTAVLMATHDYHIIRTFPSRIIKCESGIIHEDAQIV; encoded by the coding sequence ATGACAGAGAGCACAGTTATAAATTTAAAAAATGTAGATGTATTTCAGCAAAAGCATCTGGTTTTGTCGAACGTAAATCTAAATATCGATAAAGGTGAATTCGTTTTTTTAATTGGTCAGACGGGTTCTGGAAAGAGTAGTTTGCTAAAAATCATTTATGGCGATCTTCACATTGGTAATGGTGATGGACAAATAGCTGGTTTTGATTTAAAAAAACTGAGTAATAAGGAGGTGCCCTTTTTACGCAGAAAATTGGGTATTGTATTTCAAGACTTCCAGCTGCTAACAGACAGGACTATTGATAAGAACCTTGAGTTTGTACTTAAAGCTACAGGTTGGACAGACAAGAACCTAATTAGTGAGCGAATTAAAGACGTGCTTGAAAAAGTTGGCCTGCGCTCTAAAATTAAAAAAATGCCTCATGAACTTTCAGGTGGTGAACAACAACGTGTAGTTATTGCACGTGCACTATTAAACAATCCTGAAATTATTCTGGCTGATGAACCAACGGGAAATTTAGATCCTGATACTTCTGAAGAAATTGTAATGCTACTGAAGCAGATTAGTCAGAGTGGAACTGCTGTTTTAATGGCTACACACGATTATCACATCATCAGAACATTCCCATCACGGATTATAAAATGTGAGAGCGGTATAATTCATGAAGACGCGCAGATTGTTTAG
- a CDS encoding nucleotide exchange factor GrpE, translating to MFSKKKKHDNKETNMQNQDAAAESHAEEQLIENAKEANTEAPIEQEAAAETAPEPTAEEKLQQENAALNDKYLRLFAEFDNYKRRTQKERVELLQTAGKDVIVSLLPLLDDFDRANKAMENATDIASIREGVNLVHTKLKSTLAQKGLKEIESIDTPFDTDYHEAITKIPAPTEEMKGKVIDELEKGYTLNDKVIRFAKVVVGS from the coding sequence ATGTTTAGCAAGAAGAAAAAACACGATAATAAAGAGACAAATATGCAAAATCAAGATGCTGCAGCAGAAAGTCATGCTGAAGAACAATTGATAGAAAATGCTAAAGAAGCGAATACTGAAGCTCCTATTGAACAAGAAGCAGCTGCAGAAACCGCACCTGAACCAACAGCAGAAGAAAAACTGCAACAAGAAAATGCTGCTTTAAATGACAAATATCTGCGTCTGTTTGCAGAGTTTGACAATTATAAACGTCGTACACAAAAAGAACGTGTAGAGCTGTTACAAACAGCAGGTAAAGATGTGATTGTTTCTTTATTGCCTTTGTTGGATGATTTTGACAGGGCGAATAAAGCAATGGAAAATGCTACAGATATCGCTTCGATCCGTGAAGGTGTAAATCTGGTGCATACCAAATTAAAAAGTACATTGGCCCAAAAAGGTCTTAAAGAAATAGAAAGTATCGATACTCCATTTGATACGGATTACCATGAGGCCATTACTAAAATCCCTGCTCCAACTGAAGAAATGAAGGGAAAAGTAATAGACGAATTGGAAAAAGGATATACCTTAAATGACAAAGTTATACGCTTTGCTAAAGTTGTAGTAGGTAGTTAA